A portion of the Daphnia magna isolate NIES linkage group LG4, ASM2063170v1.1, whole genome shotgun sequence genome contains these proteins:
- the LOC116935666 gene encoding myelin regulatory factor isoform X2 — MSQCVVEYELSWLASCTDMKYIFATGRDEDFVGMENDTLPDFAQLEHFINSENDEHSDYFADTLANQEASRHNEPIVSSAMVSSCDVVVDSSDLIGAHRPLSNASRHSTLTNFSNHNHQHRSRISETLRTRVQERQYGAGVGTSISCGAYQISHGLPDSPPDSASEPPYSPPETNRSCSSIGNSPYDHGASQRYAFPADTYGSIFGTSLDLKSDLINSQQQHQSPVGYVGPASNLQPHGLHNLLSAGAQGSPGTSSVVPSLSVGLSMRSCVNSSAAPSIYTIEDHTGNSPLINLAPLSSLSDKNCSAGENDVIPPSRTVQQKKRKLSMTECFPIGEKALGATSTSPRVKQEPQPSPGSLATSPRQISVVGSDEDYSYEFSADSSMFNDSYQCIRFQAFQQNTWHLLFDGNFKELPLPNYRVDADKGFNFSNTDDAFVCQKKNHFQITCHVQQSGEPYYVKTTEGLKKVDNFYLHFFGVKAEAPNQMIRVEQSQSDRSKKPFHPVLLELQQDQVSKITVGRLHFNETTANNMRKKGKPNPDQRFFNLVVSLQAHCGDATFTVIAHSSERIIVRASNPGMFENEVEQNWQRGTFSDSIFHAGRVGINTDRPDEALVVHGNLKITGHLVQPSDRRAKEGIEEADTKEQLRNVQALRVVHYKYTEEFSKTAGLKEDERGDTGVIAQEVESILPDAVRPAGNIVLPDGRQIENFLVVNKERIFMENVGAVKELCKVTDNLETRIDELERMNHKLAKLKRLDSIRSSASGSTVSNVMSSVSRHRKPCGKFSPSERNPICANRVIQATVIILVMIMALCLIAMATLYILEWQKRNTDILLAETSGQRTTSEFHTVLNYTDPSLDYVYLPDGDPISHAENKTFKPPDVTTTLSTSNSTTISVISSSRSILLPAKQDGVASNLTSRFYTSLTSSKPEVVGRPDACVATVSCQIYCCASTASGIATTQVWTSITTPRNDMQNESTATERPLVTSATNDVSSHSPPDDELANNVEHFESQERKTHNFGGPSDLSGGFNLREINRQFNLQKQRDKKTGRIPRQKRHLLTQTREFGFRGSTDGDFTPARSHVPSVKPPSQATTWDGRVSYIRLVGSNFNTTLGPSYCMPNSDEYIRCLNGDAVNYTYGIPLSKHMPDRSLTLQFHFTNSFSLQPDQCTSPVRLGACPDGQWDPMGANSIQRGPTLNHVDSVARTFFIDVGRSSIVAYRFRFPVLRGDTVDLCSKPNTSAGGEYVEYNLVFYRVCGD, encoded by the exons ATGTCACAATGTGTTGTGGAATACGAGTTGAGCTGGTTGGCTAGCTGTACTGACATGAAGTACATCTTCGCAACAG GTCGTGACGAAGATTTTGTTGGTATGGAGAATGATACCTTACCAGACTTTGCTCAGTTGGAACACTTCATCAACAGCGAGAACGACGAACACAGCGA CTATTTTGCTGACACGCTTGCAAACCAAGAAGCGTCCCGACACAATGAACCAATTGTTTCTTCGGCAATGGTCTCTTCCTGTGATGTCGTTGTTGATTCATCAGATCTGATAGGGGCACACCGGCCACTTTCCAATGCATCAAGACATAGCACGTTGACCAATTTTAGTAACCACAACCACCAACACCGGTCTCGTATTAGTGAAACTCTAAGGACTAGGGTACAAGAAAGACAGTACGGTGCCGGGGTCGGGACGTCCATCTCCTGCGGTGCTTACCAAATATC GCACGGACTACCTGATAGTCCACCAGACTCGGCGTCTGAACCACCATATTCACCCCCGGAAACGAATCGCTCCTGCTCTAGTATCGGAAACTCGCCTT ATGACCATGGTGCCAGTCAGCGCTATGCCTTTCCTGCCGACACATATGGTTCGATTTTTGGCACTAGCCTTGATCTCAAGAGCGACTTGATTAATTCCCAGCAGCAACACCAATCACCAGTCGGCTACGTGGGACCGGCTTCTAATCTACAGCCTCACGGTCTTCATAACTTGTTGTCTGCTGGTGCACAGGGAAGTCCTGGAACTAGCTCTGTCGTACCATCACTTTCGGTCGGCTTGAGCATGAGATCTTGCGTGAATTCCAGCGCTGCGCCTTCGATTTACACCATTGAAGATCATACAGGAAATAGCCCGCTCATCAACCTGGCACCTTTGAGTAGTCTGTCGGACAAGAATTGTAGCGCTGGCGAAAATGACGTCATTCCGCCCAGTAGGACTGTCCAGCAGAAAAAGCGAAAGCTCTCGATGACTGAATGTTTCCCCATCGGAGAAAAGGCATTGGGTGCGACAAGTACTTCGCCGAGAGTCAAACAAGAACCAC AGCCTTCTCCTGGATCACTGGCCACAAGTCCACGTCAAATATCGGTTGTAGGTTCTGATGAGGATTACAGCTACGAGTTTAGTGCCGACAGTAGCATGTTCAACGACAGCTACCAATGCATCCGTTTCCAGGCTTTCCAGCAAAACACTTGGCATTTGCTTTTCGATGGCAACTTTAAAGAGCT GCCATTGCCGAATTATCGTGTTGATGCTGACAAAGGTTTCAACTTTTCCAATACTGACGATGCTTTTGtttgtcaaaagaaaaatcatttcCAG ATAACGTGCCACGTGCAGCAGAGTGGAGAGCCATATTACGTGAAAACTACAGAAGGACTCAAGAAGGTCGACAACTTTTACTTGCATTTTTTTGGAGTCAAAGCGGAAGCGCCAAATCAAATGATTCGAGTTGAGCAATCACAAAGCGACCGCAGCAAAAAACCTTTCCACCCTGTCct CTTGGAATTACAACAAGATCAAgtatccaaaatcacggtggGTAGACTGCACTTTAACGAAACGACGGCCAACAATATGCGGAAGAAAGGCAAACCCAATCCGGACCAGCGCTTTTTTAATCTTGTCGTCAGCCTTCAGGCACACTGTGGTGACGCTACGTTTACTGTCATAGCTCATTCGTCTGAGCGCATCATTGTACGG GCTTCAAATCCAGGCATGTTTGAAAATGAGGTGGAACAAAATTGGCAACGAGGAACGTTTTCTGATTCCATTTTTCACGCTGGACGAGTTGGAATTAATACAGATCGACCTGATGAGGCCTTGGTGGTTCACGGTAATCTTAAAATTACCGGCCACTTGGTTCAACCGTCTGATCGGAGAGCAAAGGAAGGCATCGAAGAG GCGGATACCAAGGAACAGCTGCGTAATGTTCAAGCCTTACGTGTCGTTCACTATAAGTACACTGAAGAATTCTCCAAGACTGCTGGACTAAAAGAAGACGAACGTGGAGACACAGGTGTCATTGCCCAAGAAGTCGAGTCCATCCTTCCCGATGCAGTTAGACCTGCCGGCAATATCGTTCTGCCTGACGGTAGACAAATAGAAAATTTCTTGGTTGTTAACAAG gaACGCATTTTTATGGAGAACGTTGGCGCTGTCAAAGAGCTATGCAAAGTAACGGATAACCTGGAAACCCGCATAGACGAATTGGAACGGATGAATCACAAACTGGCCAAACTGAAACGCCTCGATAGCATTCGCTCTTCGGCTAGTGGATCAACAG TGAGCAACGTTATGTCCAGTGTGAGTCGCCATCGTAAACCTTGTGGCAAATTTTCACCTTCTgagagaaacccgatttgtgCAAATCGAGTAATCCAAGCTACGGTCATCATTTTGGTTATGATCATGGCCCTATG CTTAATTGCCATGGCTACACTGTACATCCTCGAGTGGCAGAAGCGAAATACGGACATCTTGTTAGCTGAAACCAG TGGACAGAGAACGACTTCAGAATTCCACACCGTGCTCAACTATACAGATCCATCGTTGGACTACGTTTACTTACCTGATGGTGATCCAATTTCTCATGCGGAAAATAAGACTTTCAAACCTCCAGACGTGACTACTACATTGTCAACTAGTAATTCTACAACTATCAGCGTCATTAGCTCTTCGCGTAGCATTCTTTTGCCCGCGAAGCAAGATGGAGTCGCTAGCAATTTGACATCGCGCTTCTATACGTCTTTGACTAGTAGCAAACCTGAAGTCGTTGGTAGACCCGACGCATGCGTAGCCACCGTCTCCTGCCAG ATCTACTGCTGCGCAAGTACTGCATCAGGGATTGCAACTACACAAGTTTGGACGAGCATAACTACTCCGCGAAATGACATGCAAAATGAAAGCACTGCTACAGAGCGCCCTCTTG tcaCGTCCGCCACCAATGATGTATCTAGCCATTCGCCACCTGACGACGAGCTGGCCAATAACGTCGAACATTTTGAAAGCCAGGAAAGGAAAACTCACAACTTTGGAGGCCCTAGCGATCTTTCGGGTGGCTTCAATTTAAGAGAAATCAATAGACAG TTCAATCTACAGAAGCAGCGAGACAAGAAAACTGGTCGTATTCCCCGCCAGAAGCGCCATTTGTTAACTCAAACACGAGAATTCGGTTTCCGGGGTTCTACGGACGGTGATTTCACACCAGCACGTTCTCACGTTCCCAGCGTCAAGCCCCCGTCTCAGGCGACAA CCTGGGATGGACGAGTCAGCTACATACGCTTGGTGGGCTCCAACTTTAATACAACACTGGGACCAAGCTACTGCATGCCCAACAGTGACGAGTATATCCGATGCCTCAATGGTGACGCAGTCAACTACACGTACGGTATACCGCTCAGCAAGCACATGCCCGATCGCAGTTTGACCCTACAATTTCA tTTCACCAACAGCTTCAGTCTCCAGCCGGATCAATGCACGTCTCCTGTGCGTTTGGGTGCCTGTCCCGATGGCCAGTGGGACCCGATGGGAGCTAATAGCATTCAGCGGGGCCCCACTCTTAACCATGTCGACTCGGTAGCCCGCACGTTCTTCATTGATGTTGGTCGTTCCTCAATTGTGGCTTACCGCTTCCGTTTCCCTGTTCTTAGAGGGGACACAGTG gATTTGTGCAGCAAACCGAATACTTCAGCGGGAGGAGAATACGTTGAATATAACTTGGTATTCTACCGAGTCTGCGGAGATTGA
- the LOC116935666 gene encoding myelin regulatory factor isoform X1, whose amino-acid sequence MSQCVVEYELSWLASCTDMKYIFATGRDEDFVGMENDTLPDFAQLEHFINSENDEHSDYFADTLANQEASRHNEPIVSSAMVSSCDVVVDSSDLIGAHRPLSNASRHSTLTNFSNHNHQHRSRISETLRTRVQERQYGAGVGTSISCGAYQISHGLPDSPPDSASEPPYSPPETNRSCSSIGNSPLDDHGASQRYAFPADTYGSIFGTSLDLKSDLINSQQQHQSPVGYVGPASNLQPHGLHNLLSAGAQGSPGTSSVVPSLSVGLSMRSCVNSSAAPSIYTIEDHTGNSPLINLAPLSSLSDKNCSAGENDVIPPSRTVQQKKRKLSMTECFPIGEKALGATSTSPRVKQEPQPSPGSLATSPRQISVVGSDEDYSYEFSADSSMFNDSYQCIRFQAFQQNTWHLLFDGNFKELPLPNYRVDADKGFNFSNTDDAFVCQKKNHFQITCHVQQSGEPYYVKTTEGLKKVDNFYLHFFGVKAEAPNQMIRVEQSQSDRSKKPFHPVLLELQQDQVSKITVGRLHFNETTANNMRKKGKPNPDQRFFNLVVSLQAHCGDATFTVIAHSSERIIVRASNPGMFENEVEQNWQRGTFSDSIFHAGRVGINTDRPDEALVVHGNLKITGHLVQPSDRRAKEGIEEADTKEQLRNVQALRVVHYKYTEEFSKTAGLKEDERGDTGVIAQEVESILPDAVRPAGNIVLPDGRQIENFLVVNKERIFMENVGAVKELCKVTDNLETRIDELERMNHKLAKLKRLDSIRSSASGSTVSNVMSSVSRHRKPCGKFSPSERNPICANRVIQATVIILVMIMALCLIAMATLYILEWQKRNTDILLAETSGQRTTSEFHTVLNYTDPSLDYVYLPDGDPISHAENKTFKPPDVTTTLSTSNSTTISVISSSRSILLPAKQDGVASNLTSRFYTSLTSSKPEVVGRPDACVATVSCQIYCCASTASGIATTQVWTSITTPRNDMQNESTATERPLVTSATNDVSSHSPPDDELANNVEHFESQERKTHNFGGPSDLSGGFNLREINRQFNLQKQRDKKTGRIPRQKRHLLTQTREFGFRGSTDGDFTPARSHVPSVKPPSQATTWDGRVSYIRLVGSNFNTTLGPSYCMPNSDEYIRCLNGDAVNYTYGIPLSKHMPDRSLTLQFHFTNSFSLQPDQCTSPVRLGACPDGQWDPMGANSIQRGPTLNHVDSVARTFFIDVGRSSIVAYRFRFPVLRGDTVDLCSKPNTSAGGEYVEYNLVFYRVCGD is encoded by the exons ATGTCACAATGTGTTGTGGAATACGAGTTGAGCTGGTTGGCTAGCTGTACTGACATGAAGTACATCTTCGCAACAG GTCGTGACGAAGATTTTGTTGGTATGGAGAATGATACCTTACCAGACTTTGCTCAGTTGGAACACTTCATCAACAGCGAGAACGACGAACACAGCGA CTATTTTGCTGACACGCTTGCAAACCAAGAAGCGTCCCGACACAATGAACCAATTGTTTCTTCGGCAATGGTCTCTTCCTGTGATGTCGTTGTTGATTCATCAGATCTGATAGGGGCACACCGGCCACTTTCCAATGCATCAAGACATAGCACGTTGACCAATTTTAGTAACCACAACCACCAACACCGGTCTCGTATTAGTGAAACTCTAAGGACTAGGGTACAAGAAAGACAGTACGGTGCCGGGGTCGGGACGTCCATCTCCTGCGGTGCTTACCAAATATC GCACGGACTACCTGATAGTCCACCAGACTCGGCGTCTGAACCACCATATTCACCCCCGGAAACGAATCGCTCCTGCTCTAGTATCGGAAACTCGCCTT taGATGACCATGGTGCCAGTCAGCGCTATGCCTTTCCTGCCGACACATATGGTTCGATTTTTGGCACTAGCCTTGATCTCAAGAGCGACTTGATTAATTCCCAGCAGCAACACCAATCACCAGTCGGCTACGTGGGACCGGCTTCTAATCTACAGCCTCACGGTCTTCATAACTTGTTGTCTGCTGGTGCACAGGGAAGTCCTGGAACTAGCTCTGTCGTACCATCACTTTCGGTCGGCTTGAGCATGAGATCTTGCGTGAATTCCAGCGCTGCGCCTTCGATTTACACCATTGAAGATCATACAGGAAATAGCCCGCTCATCAACCTGGCACCTTTGAGTAGTCTGTCGGACAAGAATTGTAGCGCTGGCGAAAATGACGTCATTCCGCCCAGTAGGACTGTCCAGCAGAAAAAGCGAAAGCTCTCGATGACTGAATGTTTCCCCATCGGAGAAAAGGCATTGGGTGCGACAAGTACTTCGCCGAGAGTCAAACAAGAACCAC AGCCTTCTCCTGGATCACTGGCCACAAGTCCACGTCAAATATCGGTTGTAGGTTCTGATGAGGATTACAGCTACGAGTTTAGTGCCGACAGTAGCATGTTCAACGACAGCTACCAATGCATCCGTTTCCAGGCTTTCCAGCAAAACACTTGGCATTTGCTTTTCGATGGCAACTTTAAAGAGCT GCCATTGCCGAATTATCGTGTTGATGCTGACAAAGGTTTCAACTTTTCCAATACTGACGATGCTTTTGtttgtcaaaagaaaaatcatttcCAG ATAACGTGCCACGTGCAGCAGAGTGGAGAGCCATATTACGTGAAAACTACAGAAGGACTCAAGAAGGTCGACAACTTTTACTTGCATTTTTTTGGAGTCAAAGCGGAAGCGCCAAATCAAATGATTCGAGTTGAGCAATCACAAAGCGACCGCAGCAAAAAACCTTTCCACCCTGTCct CTTGGAATTACAACAAGATCAAgtatccaaaatcacggtggGTAGACTGCACTTTAACGAAACGACGGCCAACAATATGCGGAAGAAAGGCAAACCCAATCCGGACCAGCGCTTTTTTAATCTTGTCGTCAGCCTTCAGGCACACTGTGGTGACGCTACGTTTACTGTCATAGCTCATTCGTCTGAGCGCATCATTGTACGG GCTTCAAATCCAGGCATGTTTGAAAATGAGGTGGAACAAAATTGGCAACGAGGAACGTTTTCTGATTCCATTTTTCACGCTGGACGAGTTGGAATTAATACAGATCGACCTGATGAGGCCTTGGTGGTTCACGGTAATCTTAAAATTACCGGCCACTTGGTTCAACCGTCTGATCGGAGAGCAAAGGAAGGCATCGAAGAG GCGGATACCAAGGAACAGCTGCGTAATGTTCAAGCCTTACGTGTCGTTCACTATAAGTACACTGAAGAATTCTCCAAGACTGCTGGACTAAAAGAAGACGAACGTGGAGACACAGGTGTCATTGCCCAAGAAGTCGAGTCCATCCTTCCCGATGCAGTTAGACCTGCCGGCAATATCGTTCTGCCTGACGGTAGACAAATAGAAAATTTCTTGGTTGTTAACAAG gaACGCATTTTTATGGAGAACGTTGGCGCTGTCAAAGAGCTATGCAAAGTAACGGATAACCTGGAAACCCGCATAGACGAATTGGAACGGATGAATCACAAACTGGCCAAACTGAAACGCCTCGATAGCATTCGCTCTTCGGCTAGTGGATCAACAG TGAGCAACGTTATGTCCAGTGTGAGTCGCCATCGTAAACCTTGTGGCAAATTTTCACCTTCTgagagaaacccgatttgtgCAAATCGAGTAATCCAAGCTACGGTCATCATTTTGGTTATGATCATGGCCCTATG CTTAATTGCCATGGCTACACTGTACATCCTCGAGTGGCAGAAGCGAAATACGGACATCTTGTTAGCTGAAACCAG TGGACAGAGAACGACTTCAGAATTCCACACCGTGCTCAACTATACAGATCCATCGTTGGACTACGTTTACTTACCTGATGGTGATCCAATTTCTCATGCGGAAAATAAGACTTTCAAACCTCCAGACGTGACTACTACATTGTCAACTAGTAATTCTACAACTATCAGCGTCATTAGCTCTTCGCGTAGCATTCTTTTGCCCGCGAAGCAAGATGGAGTCGCTAGCAATTTGACATCGCGCTTCTATACGTCTTTGACTAGTAGCAAACCTGAAGTCGTTGGTAGACCCGACGCATGCGTAGCCACCGTCTCCTGCCAG ATCTACTGCTGCGCAAGTACTGCATCAGGGATTGCAACTACACAAGTTTGGACGAGCATAACTACTCCGCGAAATGACATGCAAAATGAAAGCACTGCTACAGAGCGCCCTCTTG tcaCGTCCGCCACCAATGATGTATCTAGCCATTCGCCACCTGACGACGAGCTGGCCAATAACGTCGAACATTTTGAAAGCCAGGAAAGGAAAACTCACAACTTTGGAGGCCCTAGCGATCTTTCGGGTGGCTTCAATTTAAGAGAAATCAATAGACAG TTCAATCTACAGAAGCAGCGAGACAAGAAAACTGGTCGTATTCCCCGCCAGAAGCGCCATTTGTTAACTCAAACACGAGAATTCGGTTTCCGGGGTTCTACGGACGGTGATTTCACACCAGCACGTTCTCACGTTCCCAGCGTCAAGCCCCCGTCTCAGGCGACAA CCTGGGATGGACGAGTCAGCTACATACGCTTGGTGGGCTCCAACTTTAATACAACACTGGGACCAAGCTACTGCATGCCCAACAGTGACGAGTATATCCGATGCCTCAATGGTGACGCAGTCAACTACACGTACGGTATACCGCTCAGCAAGCACATGCCCGATCGCAGTTTGACCCTACAATTTCA tTTCACCAACAGCTTCAGTCTCCAGCCGGATCAATGCACGTCTCCTGTGCGTTTGGGTGCCTGTCCCGATGGCCAGTGGGACCCGATGGGAGCTAATAGCATTCAGCGGGGCCCCACTCTTAACCATGTCGACTCGGTAGCCCGCACGTTCTTCATTGATGTTGGTCGTTCCTCAATTGTGGCTTACCGCTTCCGTTTCCCTGTTCTTAGAGGGGACACAGTG gATTTGTGCAGCAAACCGAATACTTCAGCGGGAGGAGAATACGTTGAATATAACTTGGTATTCTACCGAGTCTGCGGAGATTGA